The Arthrobacter zhaoxinii sequence TGATGGCTGCCGCCCTGGTGGTCTGTTTGCGCTCCACCATCAGGTGGTCGCTGCCCTCCAGCGAGATGAAGTTCCGCGGATGGCGTGCCGTCCGGAAGATTTCACTCGCGTTCTCGATCCCGACGGTGTTGTCGGTGGGGGAGTGCATCACCAGCAGCGGCAGGTGCAGCTCCCTGATGCTGTCCGTGAGGTTGTGGCTGTGCAGGTCCTCGATGAGGTGCCGGCGGATTTCCAGCTCCCCGCCGCCGAGGTCCACGGACGCTGACCCCTGTTCGGCAATCCGGTCCAGCTCCGATTCGAAGAGATGGACCACGTGGGAGGGCCGGAAGGGCGCGGCGATGGTCACCACGGCGTCCAGCCCGGACACCCGGGACGCCGCCGCCAGGACGGCCGCGCCGCC is a genomic window containing:
- a CDS encoding alpha/beta hydrolase family protein; the protein is MPSFESVSFPGVNGTTLAGTVDIPDGGARAWAVFCHGFTLGKNSAAASRISKALAGHGIGVLRYDAAGLGGSTGKWEDGSFSTKVADVLSACGFMADTGRPASLLIGHSLGGAAVLAAASRVSGLDAVVTIAAPFRPSHVVHLFESELDRIAEQGSASVDLGGGELEIRRHLIEDLHSHNLTDSIRELHLPLLVMHSPTDNTVGIENASEIFRTARHPRNFISLEGSDHLMVERKQTTRAAAIIAAWAGTYLDLDGDS